A single region of the Nicotiana sylvestris chromosome 6, ASM39365v2, whole genome shotgun sequence genome encodes:
- the RPB2 gene encoding DNA-directed RNA polymerase II subunit RPB2 (The RefSeq protein has 2 substitutions compared to this genomic sequence): MYEESEYVDENVDDRVLMAVDEEEEQAEGDEAQEITQDDAWAVISAYFEEKGLVRQQLDSFDEFIQNTMQEIVDETANIEIRPESQHNPSRQPDFVETIYKIKFTQIYLSRPMMTESDGETNTLFPKAARLRNLTYSSPLYVDVKKEVIKKGHDYEEVTENQEFTKVFIGKVPIMLRSSYCSLYNLSEKDLTELGECPYDQGGYFIVNGSEKVLIAQEKMSSNHVYVFKKRQPNKYAYVAEVRSIAEGQNKAPSSMFVRMLSRSNAKGASGQYIRATLPYIRAEIPIIVVFRALGFVADKDILAHICYDFADTQMMELLRPSLEEAFVIQNQQVALDYIGKRGSTVGFTRERRIKYAKEILQREMLPHVGTREYCETKKAYYFGYIIHRLLLCVLGRRPEDDRDHYGBKRLDLAGPLLGGLFRMLFRKLTRDVRSYVQKCVDSGKDVNLQFAIKAKTITSGLKYSLATGNWGQANAAGTRAGVSQVLNRLTFASTLSHLRRLNSPIGREGKLAKPRQLHNSHWGMMCPAETPEGQACGLVKNLALMVYITVGSAANPILEFLEEWSTENFEEISPAVIPQSTKIFVNGCWVGIHRNPDLLVRTLRQLRRQVDVNTEVGVVRNINLKELRLYTDYGRCSRPLFIVEKKKLIIKKKDIIALQMRESSEDSGWHDLVAKGFIEYVDTEEEETTMIAMTINDLTNSRLNPEEAYSETYTHCEIHPSLILGVCASIIPFPDHNQSPRNTYQSAMGKQAMGIYVTNYQFRMDTLAYVLYYPQKPLVTTRAMEHLHFRQLPAGINAIVAISCYSGYNQEDSVIMNQSSIDRGFFRSLFFRSYRDEEKKMGTLVKEDFGRPDRENTMGMRHGSYDKLDDDGFAPPGTRVSGDDVIIGKTTPISQDDAQGQPARYTQKDHSTSLRHSETGIVDQVLLTTNADGLRFVKIRMRSVRIPQIGDKFSSRHGQKGTIGMTYTQEDMPWNIEGITPDIIVNPHAIPSRMTIGQLVECIMGKVAAHMGKEGDATPFTDVTVDNISKALHRCGYQMRGFERMYNGHTGRVLTAMIFLGPTYYQRLKHMVDDKIHSRGRGPVQILTRQPAEGRSRDGGLRFGEMERDCMIAHGAAHFLKERLFDQSDAYRVHVCQQCGLIAIANLKKMSFECRSCRNKTDNVQVYIPYACKLLIQELMSMAIAPRMLTKEPKPSSGKKAS, from the exons ATGTACGAAGAAAGTGAATATGTAGATGAAAATGTTGACGATAGAGTACTAATGGCagttgatgaagaagaagaacaagctGAGGGCGATGAGGCGCAGGAAATAACTCAGGACGATGCATGGGCAGTTATTAGTGCATATTTTGAAGAGAAAGGTCTCGTAAGGCAACAATTGGACTCGTTCGACGAGTTTATACAGAATACAATGCAAGAAATTGTTGATGAAACTGCTAATATTGAGATCCGTCCTGAATCTCAGCATAATCCTAGTCGTCAACCTGATTTCGTTGAG ACAATCTATAAGATCAAGTTTACTCAGATATACTTGAGTagacctatgatgacagaatctgATGGAGAGACTAATACTTTGTTTCCAAAGGCTGCAAGGTTAAGGAACTTAACATACTCCTCCCCTCTATATGTTGATGTGAAGAAGGAAGTAATAAAGAAAGGTCATGACTATGAAGAAGTCACTGAGAATCAGGAATTTACCAAAGTTTTCATTGGAAAG GTTCCAATAATGCTTCGATCGAGCTACTGCAGCTTGTATAACCTATCAGAGAAAGACTTAACTGAGTTGGGAGAGTGTCCTTATGATCAAGGTGGATATTTCATAGTCAATGGGAGTGAAAAAGTTCTGATTGCACAGGAAAAAATGAGCAGTAATCATGTTTATGTATTCAAGAAAAGACAGCCAAACAAGTATGCATATGTAGCAGAAGTTCGGTCTATAGCTGAGGGCCAAAACAAGGCGCCTAGCAGCATGTTTGTTAGGATGCTTTCTAGGTCCAATGCTAAG GGGGCCTCTGGGCAATATATACGTGCCACTCTTCCATACATACGGGCTGAAATTCCAATTATAGTTGTCTTCAGGGCATTAGGATTTGTCGCAGACAAGGATATATTGGCACATATCTGTTATGATTTTGCTGACACACAAATGATGGAATTACTCCGCCCTTCCTTGGAAGAGGCTTTTGTGATTCAAAACcagcag GTTGCACTTGACTATATTGGCAAAAGAGGATCTACTGTTGGTTTCACAAGAGAAAGGAGAATTAA GTATGCAAAAGAGATCCTCCAAAGGGAGATGCTTCCACATGTTGGTACTAGGGAGTATTGTGAAACTAAGAAGGCCTACTATTTCGG CTACATCATCCATCGGCTTTTACTCTGTGTACTAGGACGGAGGCCTGAAGATGATAGGGATCATTATGGAAATAAAAGACTGGATCTTGCTGGCCCTTTACTTGGTGGCTTATTCCGAATG CTATTCAGAAAGCTAACCAGGGATGTGAGATCCTATGTTCAAAAG TGTGTTGACAGTGGAAAGGATGTGAATTTGCAATTTGCGATTAAAGCAAAAACAATTACAAGTGGACTTAAGTATTCTCTTGCTACTGGGAACTGGGGACAAGCAAATGCAGCTGGTACAAGGGCAGGAGTTTCACAG GTTTTGAATCGTTTGACATTTGCATCTACTCTTTCTCACTTGCGTAGATTGAACTCACCAATAGGGCGCGAGG GTAAACTGGCAAAACCTAGGCAACTCCACAATTCTCACTGGGGAATGATGTGTCCAGCAGAAACGCCTGAAGGACAA GCATGTGGGCTGGTAAAGAACCTTGCACTAATGGTGTACATAACAGTAGGATCAGCAGCAAATCCAATTTTGGAGTTTCTAGAGGAGTGGAGTACTGAAAATTTTGAG GAAATATCTCCCGCGGTTATTCCCCAATCTACCAAGATTTTTGTAAATGGTTGTTGGGTTGGCATTCATCGTAATCCAGATCTATTGGTTAGGACACTGAGACAGCTGAGGAGACAG GTTGACGTTAATACTGAAGTTGGAGTTGTGCGCAATATAAATTTAAAGGAACTGCGGCTATATACAGATTATGGACGCTGTAGTAGGCCGTTATTCATTGTGGAGAAAAAGAAGTTAATAATAAAGAAGAAGGATATTATCGCATTGCAGATGAGG GAGTCATCTGAAGATTCTGGCTGGCATGATCTTGTGGCAAAAGGATTTATTGAGTATGTTGATACAGAGGAAGAAGAGACTACAATGATTGCAATGACCATAAAT GATCTTACAAATTCAAGGCTGAACCCAGAAGAGGCTTATTCTGAAACCTACACGCACTGTGAAATCCATCCATCTTTGATATTGGGAGTATGCGCTTCTATCATACCATTTCCTGACCATAACCAG TCCCCTCGTAACACATACCAATCAGCTATGGGAAAACAAGCAATGGGGATTTATGTCACCAATTACCAATTTCGGATG GATACATTGGCCTATGTACTGTATTATCCGCAGAAGCCTCTTGTTACTACACGTGCTATGGAGCATTTGCATTTCAGGCAGCTTCCTGCTGGCATT AATGCCATTGTTGCCATTTCCTGCTATTCTGGCTATAACCAAGAAGACTCTGTCATCATGAATCAATCTTCAATTGACCGTGGCTTCTTCCGCTCTCTATTTTTTCGTTCATATAG AGATGAAGAGAAAAAGATGGGAACGCTTGTTAAAGAGGATTTCGGGCGTCCTGATAGAGAAAATACCATG GGAATGCGACATGGATCCTATGATAAATTAGATGATGATGGATTTGCGCCTCCT GGAACAAGAGTTTCTGGTGATGATGTTATAATTGGAAAGACCACACCAATTTCTCAAGATGATGCTCAGGGACAACCAGCAAGATACACACGAAAAGACCACAGTACAAGTCTACGGCATAGTGAAACTGGAATTGTGGATCAG GTTCTTTTGACAACAAATGCAGATGGACTGAGATTTGTCAAAATAAGAATGAGGTCTGTCAGAATTCCACAAATTGGAGATAAATTCAGCAGCAGGCATGGACAAAAAGGAACAATAGGAATGACTTATACACAAGAAGACATGCCATGGAACATTGAAGGCATCACCCCAGATATCATCGTGAATCCACATGCCATTCCTTCTCGTATGACAATTGGTCAGCTAGTCGAGTGTATTATGGGGAAGGTTGCTGCTCACATGGGAAAGGAAGGAGATGCTACCCCTTTTACTGATGTTACT GTGGATAATATCAGCAAAGCTCTGCACAGGTGTGGTTATCAGATGCGTGGTTTTGAGAGAATGTATAATGGTCATACAGGCCGTGTATTGACCGCAATGATATTCTTGGGGCCAACTTATTACCAGAGGCTGAAGCACATGGTGGATGATAAGATCCATTCTCGTGGTCGTGGTCCTGTGCAGATTCTCACTAGACAGCCTGCTGAAGGAAGATCTCGGGATGGAGGCCTACGATTTGGGGAGATGGAGCGTGACTGTATGATCGCTCATGGGGCTGCACATTTCCTCAAAGAGAGGCTGTTTGATCAAAGCGATGCTTACAGAGTTCATGTATGCCAGCAATGTGGTTTAATTGCAATTGCTAATCTAAAAAAGATGTCATTTGAGTGCAGATCTTGCAGGAATAAAACTGATAATGTTCAG GTGTATATCCCTTATGCCTGCAAGCTTCTGATTCAAGAGCTCATGTCAATGGCAATCGCACCAAGAATGCTTACAAAGGAACCGAAACCATCCAGCGGAAAGAAAGCATCCTGA